A DNA window from Pogona vitticeps strain Pit_001003342236 chromosome 2, PviZW2.1, whole genome shotgun sequence contains the following coding sequences:
- the LOC110088688 gene encoding natural cytotoxicity triggering receptor 3, whose product MDLRTLHLMFTLISGVRAQDLVVSQPGSTEATEGESVLLRCSYYSTSRPKVGSYWWVKDPGQVAVRNTTQEFMGRVIAVKDRAFLVDRKADIRINDLRHYDSGLYRCAVKLPGFREAFGNGTHLRVVKPSAGISAPPDNYMVLIWILLRGLFYAFGIGAVALGTCLYFEKTTQQNIQKRPLYHRASECRTPSRK is encoded by the exons ATGGATCTCAGAACTCTTCACTTGATGTTTACTCTGATTTCAG GTGTTCGGGCTCAGGATCTTGTGGTTTCCCAGCCTGGCTCGACTGAAGCCACGGAAGGGGAATCCGTCCTGTTGCGATGCTCCTACTACTCCACCTCACGGCCTAAAGTCGGCAGCTACTGGTGGGTGAAGGACCCAGGCCAAGTGGCTGTCAGAAACACCACCCAGGAATTCATGGGGAGAGTGATTGCTGTTAAGGATCGGGCCTTCCTCGTGGACAGGAAAGCTGATATACGGATAAACGACCTGCGTCATTACGACTCAGGGCTGTATCGATGTGCGGTGAAACTCCCTGGATTCCGAGAGGCATTTGGGAATGGGACCCATCTTCGTGTGGTTAAGCCAAGCGCTGGAA TATCTGCCCCACCAGACAATTACATGGTGCTAATATGGATCCTTCTCCGTGGCCTCTTTTATGCCTTTGGGATTGGTGCAGTTGCTCTGGGGACATGTCTCTATTTCGAGAAGACAA CTCAACAGAACATCCAGAAGAGGCCACTGTACCACAGAGCAAGTGAATGTAGGACACCCAGCAGGAAGTGA
- the LST1 gene encoding leukocyte-specific transcript 1 protein: MDKKNPPSAKLDTIYLKCDETECTLSLGVSIGAATVIFLLVLTILILSICLCRVCRKLKKRKLTEGMDKEDVEEADLHYAELQNLPVSSREQCNGGTCTAALAVAPNNDYATVAELKGPQEEGIDQEPNQDNGGDDGVEENQPCVEME, from the exons ATGGATAAGAAG AATCCCCCATCTGCAAAATTGGATACGATTTATTTAAAATGCGATGAAACAG AATGTACACTCTCACTGGGGGTATCCATCGGTGCAGCAACTGTGATCTTCCTGCTGGTCTTGACGATCCTTATTCTGTCCATTTGCCTTTGCCGTGTCTGCAGAAAAC TAAAGAAGAGAAAACTGACAGAG gGTATGGATAAAGAGGATGTGGAGGAAGCGGATTTGCATTATGCTGAGCTGCAGAACCTCCCTGTCTCCAGCAGGGAGCAGTGTAACGGTGGCACGTGCACAGCAGCCCTAGCGGTGGCACCCAACAATGACTACGCCACTGTGGCAGAGCTGAAGGGACCCCAGGAAGAGGGCATCGATCAGGAGCCAAACCAGGACAACGGTGGGGATGATGGGGTGGAGGAGAACCAGCCGTGTGTGGAAATGGAGTGA